A single region of the Psychrobacter alimentarius genome encodes:
- a CDS encoding type III restriction-modification system endonuclease, translating to MSEMKIKFNPDLAHQKDAVSAVVGVFEGQETFQSNFSVASRALANQQLGLFAKNNDIGVANALSLLPEELYENTRNVQLLNGLPQTETTKQALPSLDFTIDMETGTGKTYVYLRSVFELYERYGLTKFIIVVPSVAIKEGVYKSLQITEEHFRKEYKNIQYDYFVYDSSKRDQVRNFATNDYIQIMVINIDAFSKSFVDPEKESTANLIHRTDDRLNGMKPIEFIRATNPIVIIDEPQSVASTANRKKAIASLNPLCTFRYSATLNEDFNKLYKLDSRDAFERKLVKQIEVASLEIKDNHNQAYIKLLSVDNKKSPITAKIEIDAQTKTGKLQPRKSITVKAGTDLFEASGGRDLYEGYMINEIYCEEGSEYIDFTSRDDIIELNQAIGEVDQDTYKRLQVSKTVEEHLEKELKFYRKITTGVDPMDHSKVLSQKGIKVLSLFFIDKVANYRGYTKDGVPVQGKFASWFEEEFIKQLKRPKYRVLYPSVWDKDDSGKSIINEQALKELASSVHNGYFAQDRKKDALGNPLFAESKLSAKGEGGKTIADESAYNLIMKDKEKLLSMDEKLRFIFSHSALKEGWDNPNVFQICTLNETKSETKKRQEVGRGLRLAVDQSGERVPYGFEVNTLTVMVNESYDQFVTKFQKEIEEEEGIKFGVVEKHQFANIVISDGHNDKEFLGAKKSEEIYQHLESHGYINNKGKIQDSLKIDLADNTVVLPENAKEHTEAILATLTKVARGLNIKKHEEKKTAKLKEKDGKQVVLGDDFKALWDRIKYKTTYRVNFSVSELVEKCIKEIRASVVVSSVKYESKKRRVEIAESGLLISDLDLEGNKVQDKQGVLEVNFKLPDIVTYLESQTNLTRSTIIYILLGLGDKLEAFKKNPQLFIQQCAEVIRKQMRLAIVDGISYQRIGDDNYYAQELFQEEELTGYLKNMVEAHKSVYDYIVCDSNTEFEFAEKLEQSAEVKLYTKLPAWFKIDTPLGSYNPDWAVLIDKDDEMGEQLYFVVETKSSIFSDDLRAAEKAKIDCGIEHFKALSKDSNGVDLENPAKFVKADNYNTFSTHFS from the coding sequence ATGTCTGAAATGAAAATAAAGTTTAATCCTGACCTTGCTCATCAAAAAGATGCGGTTAGCGCTGTTGTGGGTGTGTTTGAGGGCCAAGAAACCTTTCAATCAAATTTCTCTGTTGCGAGCAGGGCCTTAGCGAACCAACAGTTAGGCTTATTTGCCAAGAATAACGATATTGGTGTCGCTAATGCACTCAGTCTGCTACCAGAAGAACTGTATGAGAATACTCGCAATGTTCAGCTGTTGAACGGGCTCCCGCAGACAGAAACAACCAAACAAGCACTTCCTAGTCTCGATTTTACTATTGATATGGAAACAGGCACAGGTAAGACTTACGTTTACCTGCGTAGCGTATTTGAGCTATATGAGCGTTATGGCTTAACTAAATTTATTATTGTTGTTCCTTCGGTGGCCATTAAGGAAGGTGTCTATAAGTCTTTGCAAATCACAGAAGAACATTTCAGAAAAGAATATAAAAATATCCAGTATGATTACTTCGTATATGATTCATCAAAGCGAGATCAGGTAAGGAATTTCGCTACTAATGATTATATTCAGATTATGGTAATCAATATTGACGCTTTCAGTAAGTCATTTGTCGACCCTGAAAAAGAATCAACTGCTAACTTAATTCACCGTACAGATGATCGACTTAATGGCATGAAACCAATTGAGTTTATTCGGGCTACCAATCCAATAGTAATCATTGATGAACCTCAGTCAGTAGCTTCTACAGCCAACCGTAAAAAAGCGATTGCTAGCTTAAATCCGTTATGTACATTTCGCTACTCAGCTACCTTGAATGAGGATTTTAATAAACTCTATAAGCTGGATTCGAGGGATGCTTTTGAGCGTAAATTGGTAAAGCAAATTGAAGTTGCTTCATTAGAAATTAAAGATAACCATAATCAAGCCTATATCAAGCTTCTTAGTGTTGATAACAAGAAGTCACCAATCACTGCAAAAATTGAAATCGATGCTCAGACCAAAACAGGTAAGTTGCAGCCTCGTAAATCTATTACAGTAAAAGCCGGTACTGACTTATTCGAAGCCTCTGGTGGACGGGACCTCTACGAAGGTTACATGATCAATGAGATTTATTGTGAGGAAGGCAGTGAGTATATTGATTTTACTAGTCGTGATGACATCATAGAACTCAATCAGGCTATCGGTGAAGTTGATCAAGACACTTACAAACGACTGCAAGTATCAAAAACAGTAGAAGAGCATCTAGAAAAAGAACTAAAGTTTTATCGAAAAATTACCACTGGAGTTGATCCAATGGATCACTCTAAAGTTCTTAGCCAAAAAGGAATTAAAGTTCTTAGTCTATTCTTTATTGATAAAGTAGCCAATTACCGTGGGTACACTAAAGATGGTGTGCCTGTACAAGGTAAGTTTGCCAGTTGGTTTGAAGAAGAGTTTATAAAACAGCTTAAAAGACCAAAGTATCGTGTTTTATATCCTTCAGTATGGGATAAGGATGATTCTGGAAAGTCAATTATCAATGAACAAGCTCTAAAGGAGTTGGCAAGCTCTGTTCATAATGGTTACTTTGCGCAAGATAGAAAGAAAGACGCTCTAGGAAATCCGTTATTTGCAGAATCTAAGCTTTCAGCAAAAGGTGAAGGTGGTAAAACTATTGCTGATGAGTCAGCTTATAACCTCATTATGAAAGATAAAGAGAAGTTACTCTCAATGGATGAGAAACTGCGCTTTATCTTTAGTCACTCTGCTCTAAAAGAAGGGTGGGATAATCCAAACGTATTCCAAATATGTACTTTAAACGAAACCAAGTCTGAAACTAAAAAGCGCCAAGAAGTTGGTCGTGGTTTGCGTCTAGCTGTAGATCAGTCGGGTGAGCGAGTCCCTTACGGTTTTGAAGTAAATACACTAACAGTTATGGTAAACGAATCTTATGATCAGTTTGTAACTAAGTTCCAGAAAGAAATTGAAGAAGAAGAAGGTATTAAGTTTGGTGTGGTAGAAAAACATCAGTTTGCCAATATCGTAATATCCGATGGGCATAATGATAAAGAATTTCTCGGTGCAAAAAAATCAGAAGAGATCTATCAGCATCTTGAAAGTCATGGCTATATCAATAACAAAGGTAAAATTCAAGATTCTCTAAAAATCGATTTAGCTGATAATACGGTCGTTCTACCAGAAAATGCAAAAGAGCATACTGAAGCTATTCTTGCTACTTTAACAAAAGTTGCAAGAGGTTTGAATATCAAGAAGCATGAGGAAAAGAAGACTGCTAAGCTTAAGGAGAAAGACGGTAAGCAAGTCGTACTAGGGGATGATTTTAAAGCCCTTTGGGATCGTATCAAGTACAAAACTACCTATAGAGTGAATTTTAGCGTTAGTGAGCTTGTAGAGAAGTGTATCAAAGAGATTAGAGCATCTGTTGTTGTCTCTAGTGTTAAGTATGAGTCGAAAAAACGAAGAGTTGAAATTGCTGAATCTGGACTTCTGATCTCTGATTTAGATTTAGAGGGCAATAAGGTTCAAGACAAACAAGGTGTGCTAGAGGTGAACTTTAAGCTCCCTGATATTGTCACTTATTTAGAGTCTCAAACGAATCTAACACGCTCAACGATAATTTATATACTACTTGGTTTGGGCGATAAGCTCGAAGCATTTAAGAAGAACCCACAACTATTTATTCAGCAGTGTGCGGAAGTCATTCGCAAACAAATGCGTTTAGCGATTGTTGATGGTATCTCATATCAGCGCATTGGTGATGATAATTATTATGCTCAAGAACTGTTTCAAGAAGAAGAGCTAACAGGTTATCTAAAAAATATGGTTGAAGCACACAAGTCAGTTTATGATTACATCGTTTGTGATTCTAATACTGAGTTCGAGTTTGCTGAGAAACTTGAGCAATCAGCAGAAGTTAAACTTTATACTAAACTACCTGCTTGGTTTAAGATTGATACGCCATTAGGTAGTTATAACCCTGACTGGGCTGTACTGATTGATAAAGATGATGAGATGGGTGAGCAGCTATACTTTGTGGTTGAAACCAAATCAAGCATTTTTTCTGATGATTTGAGAGCAGCTGAAAAGGCCAAGATTGATTGTGGTATTGAACACTTCAAGGCTTTAAGCAAAGATAGCAATGGTGTAGATTTAGAAAACCCAGCTAAATTCGTGAAAGCTGATAACTACAATACTTTCTCTACACATTTTAGCTAA
- a CDS encoding YfjI family protein — MITEDNKAHAGSIGLSQYIADFRLATFADVVGHNTLESLLSNGVLNSVIYLGRDITIFTGALAGEKQIHTAGTIGLLTVNNQAETVTLASIPLEDNGHVFISDTDIPSAFVIGTMSEDSKWIIIADLAQAVRCYNAYRKLCIDVTVLTCLVPSLFNQTVKHFAEVQQVTIITTSDKKAKVITPLKGVNVEAIICEHTLIYDALEFDADYDDLIADAEVIDLQALGKPKPKPISQTLPPVKTLTSDMMPKLLWDYASNSAERLSVPIEYVLMPLMVSLGSLIGSKLSIYPKMYDNWEVVPNFYGAIIGNPSSKKSPSLSDGLKPLSHLVALAKEKYDEDKLEHDTQKELNKHMTKAAEKQLSDLAKKMATQTEDDAEINQDDLKAKAQELAEAKQSDELIPEIKRYVTDDGTIESIGELESKHKNGMLVKRDELTGWLASLENESNQQARSFYLEGFNGLGSFQVDRIGRGSVFIDTHCLSVIGGIQPDKLEYYLSKTMKGLGNDGLIQRFQLMVYPDPLPNSKERDLPPDKQSRDAIYNLFETIDSMQLGDFMRYGASPIDEYHKRPYYRFNDEAYQEFMNWYDALKLRASEAEHSIIAEHLIKYAKTVPSLALVFHLADCIEHGTSLGAVNMNALKAALAWCDVLESHMMRIYSTVTDSANIKASYLADKIMKMVRKGTDKTDKTDWISHGFTARQLIRKGWKGLNDTDDVLNALEILVEHDWLNWQEIPSTAQGGRPTERYSINSRLSELL, encoded by the coding sequence GTGATCACTGAAGACAACAAAGCCCATGCTGGTAGCATAGGCTTGTCACAATACATTGCAGACTTTAGACTTGCTACATTTGCAGATGTAGTAGGTCATAACACATTAGAAAGTTTACTAAGCAATGGTGTATTAAACTCAGTCATTTATCTAGGTAGAGATATTACCATATTTACAGGTGCGCTGGCAGGTGAAAAGCAGATCCATACCGCTGGTACTATAGGACTACTAACAGTTAATAATCAAGCTGAGACTGTCACACTTGCCAGCATACCGCTTGAGGATAACGGACACGTTTTTATATCTGATACTGATATACCAAGCGCCTTCGTTATTGGCACAATGAGTGAAGATAGTAAGTGGATAATCATAGCTGACTTAGCTCAGGCAGTGCGATGTTATAACGCTTATCGAAAGCTGTGTATTGATGTGACGGTACTAACATGTCTTGTACCGAGTTTATTCAATCAGACGGTCAAACATTTTGCAGAGGTACAGCAAGTAACCATAATAACCACCTCAGATAAGAAAGCCAAAGTGATAACACCACTTAAAGGTGTGAATGTTGAAGCTATCATTTGTGAGCATACGCTTATTTATGACGCGCTTGAGTTTGACGCTGATTACGATGACTTGATAGCCGATGCTGAAGTTATCGACTTGCAAGCATTAGGCAAACCAAAGCCTAAACCGATTAGTCAAACGCTACCACCAGTTAAGACACTCACAAGCGACATGATGCCCAAACTGCTATGGGATTATGCTTCAAACAGTGCTGAGCGCCTGAGCGTACCGATTGAATATGTGCTCATGCCCTTGATGGTATCGTTAGGTAGCTTGATAGGCTCAAAATTGAGCATTTACCCTAAGATGTACGATAACTGGGAGGTAGTGCCTAACTTTTATGGTGCAATCATTGGCAACCCATCGAGTAAGAAATCACCGTCATTATCTGATGGCCTAAAGCCCTTATCGCATTTAGTCGCCCTTGCCAAAGAAAAATATGATGAAGATAAGCTCGAGCATGACACCCAAAAAGAGCTAAACAAACACATGACAAAGGCAGCTGAGAAGCAGCTCAGCGACCTTGCTAAGAAAATGGCAACCCAAACTGAAGATGACGCTGAAATAAATCAAGATGATCTAAAAGCAAAAGCTCAGGAATTAGCAGAAGCAAAACAGTCTGACGAGCTAATACCTGAGATTAAACGCTACGTTACTGATGACGGTACGATTGAGAGCATCGGAGAGCTTGAGAGCAAACACAAAAACGGTATGCTGGTTAAGCGTGATGAGCTGACAGGCTGGCTTGCCTCATTAGAGAATGAAAGCAACCAACAAGCGCGCTCATTCTATCTTGAGGGCTTTAACGGCTTAGGTAGCTTTCAAGTGGATAGAATAGGCAGAGGCTCAGTGTTTATCGACACTCACTGTTTATCGGTCATTGGTGGCATACAGCCTGACAAGCTCGAGTACTATTTATCTAAGACGATGAAAGGGCTGGGCAATGATGGGCTTATTCAACGCTTTCAGTTGATGGTCTATCCTGACCCACTACCTAATAGTAAAGAGCGTGACTTGCCACCTGACAAGCAAAGCCGTGACGCTATCTATAACTTGTTTGAAACTATCGACAGTATGCAACTAGGTGACTTTATGCGCTACGGTGCAAGCCCCATTGATGAATACCACAAGCGTCCTTACTACCGATTTAATGATGAGGCTTATCAAGAATTTATGAATTGGTATGATGCGCTTAAACTAAGAGCTAGTGAAGCTGAGCATAGCATTATAGCTGAGCACCTCATCAAGTATGCTAAAACAGTGCCGTCACTAGCGCTAGTCTTTCATTTAGCCGATTGTATCGAACACGGCACGTCTTTAGGTGCAGTCAACATGAACGCACTCAAGGCAGCGCTGGCATGGTGTGACGTATTAGAGAGCCACATGATGAGGATATATAGCACTGTCACTGATAGCGCTAATATTAAAGCCTCTTATTTAGCCGATAAAATAATGAAAATGGTCAGAAAGGGAACTGACAAAACCGACAAAACCGATTGGATCAGTCACGGCTTTACGGCTAGGCAACTAATCCGTAAAGGGTGGAAAGGTTTAAATGATACTGATGATGTATTGAACGCGCTTGAAATATTAGTCGAACATGACTGGTTAAACTGGCAGGAAATACCAAGTACAGCGCAAGGAGGCAGACCAACAGAGCGTTACTCCATCAACTCAAGATTAAGTGAGCTTTTATAG
- a CDS encoding helix-turn-helix transcriptional regulator, protein MTLIDQYLRMADLANQPERKAKTYTTRSGQQRTVTAKTATRGITGFSAKHLYHLINEGKFPAPVKIGRASLWRLSEINKWLDSHSAKSDDQPNKNVGV, encoded by the coding sequence ATGACACTTATTGATCAATACCTAAGAATGGCAGACCTTGCCAACCAACCTGAGCGTAAAGCCAAGACTTATACTACCCGTTCAGGACAACAGCGCACCGTCACCGCCAAAACAGCCACACGTGGCATTACTGGCTTCTCTGCTAAGCATCTCTACCATCTAATCAATGAGGGCAAATTCCCCGCACCCGTAAAGATCGGACGGGCTAGTCTATGGCGCTTGTCTGAAATTAACAAATGGTTAGATTCTCATAGTGCGAAGTCAGACGACCAACCCAATAAGAATGTGGGTGTTTAA